A single window of Synechococcus sp. CBW1004 DNA harbors:
- a CDS encoding SulP family inorganic anion transporter, whose protein sequence is MTTASAPPRRPRLRLLNHISTNNIKGDLFGGVTAAIVALPLALAFGVASGAGAAAGLWGAVLVGLFAAVFGGTPTLISEPTGPMTVVMTAVIASLTARHPENGLAMAFTVVMLAGVFQILFGLLKLGRYITQMPYTVISGFMSGIGFILVILQIGPFLGQAIPKGGVMGTLSALPQLLGNARPTEVLLALITLAILWLTPAKVKKIAPPQLIALVIGTVLSLTLLSGGGEGGEGIRRIGEIASGFPKLQIPTFEVSELRLMFIDAAVLGMLGCIDALLTAVIADSITRTEHDSNKELIGQGLGNLVSGLFGGIAGAGATMGTVVNIQAGGRSALSGISRALILMVVILAGGRLAAQIPQAVLAGIALKVGVDIVDWGFIRRAHRISISGAVIMYLVIALTVLVDLIVAVGVGVFIANILTIDKMSALQSRSVKSVSTGDGDLMIPDEEKQMLDQGKGQVLLFQLNGAMIFGVAKAIGREHNAITDCKAVIFDLSEVSHLGVTAALAVENAVEEAIEKGRQVFVVGATGTTQRRLEKLGLYSKLPAERINLSRRDALEQAVAGLA, encoded by the coding sequence ATGACAACCGCATCGGCGCCGCCGCGGCGCCCGCGACTGCGGCTGCTGAACCACATCAGCACCAACAACATCAAGGGGGATCTCTTCGGCGGGGTCACGGCCGCCATCGTGGCCCTGCCCCTGGCCCTGGCCTTTGGTGTGGCCTCCGGAGCGGGTGCCGCCGCCGGTCTGTGGGGCGCCGTGCTGGTCGGCCTGTTCGCCGCTGTGTTCGGCGGGACCCCCACCCTGATCTCGGAACCCACCGGTCCGATGACGGTGGTGATGACGGCCGTGATCGCCAGCCTGACGGCCCGCCACCCGGAGAACGGGCTGGCGATGGCCTTCACGGTGGTGATGCTGGCTGGGGTGTTTCAGATCCTGTTCGGCCTGCTGAAGCTGGGCCGCTACATCACCCAGATGCCGTATACGGTGATCTCGGGCTTCATGAGCGGGATCGGCTTCATCCTGGTGATCCTGCAGATCGGCCCGTTCCTGGGACAGGCGATTCCCAAGGGCGGGGTGATGGGCACCCTCAGCGCCCTCCCCCAGCTGCTGGGCAATGCCCGGCCCACCGAGGTGCTCCTGGCGCTGATCACGCTGGCGATTCTCTGGCTCACCCCAGCGAAGGTGAAGAAAATCGCCCCACCCCAGCTGATCGCCCTGGTGATCGGCACGGTGCTGTCGCTCACCCTCCTCAGCGGCGGCGGTGAGGGTGGCGAGGGCATCCGCCGGATCGGCGAGATCGCCTCAGGGTTCCCGAAACTGCAGATTCCCACCTTCGAGGTGAGCGAACTGCGCCTGATGTTCATCGACGCCGCCGTCCTTGGCATGCTCGGTTGCATCGACGCTCTGCTGACGGCTGTGATCGCCGACAGCATCACCCGAACGGAGCACGACTCCAACAAGGAACTGATCGGTCAGGGCCTCGGCAACCTCGTGTCCGGCCTGTTCGGTGGCATCGCCGGTGCAGGCGCCACGATGGGCACGGTGGTGAACATCCAGGCGGGGGGCCGCAGCGCCCTCTCGGGCATCAGCCGGGCGCTGATCCTGATGGTGGTCATCCTGGCCGGCGGCCGGCTGGCGGCCCAGATTCCCCAGGCCGTGCTTGCCGGCATCGCCCTGAAGGTGGGTGTCGACATCGTCGACTGGGGCTTCATCAGGCGCGCCCACCGCATCTCGATCAGCGGCGCGGTGATCATGTATCTGGTGATCGCCCTAACGGTGCTGGTGGATCTGATCGTGGCGGTGGGTGTGGGTGTGTTCATCGCCAACATCCTCACCATCGACAAGATGAGCGCTCTGCAGAGCCGATCGGTGAAATCGGTGAGCACCGGCGATGGCGACCTGATGATTCCCGATGAAGAGAAGCAGATGCTGGATCAGGGCAAGGGTCAGGTGCTGCTCTTCCAGCTCAATGGCGCCATGATCTTCGGGGTGGCCAAGGCGATCGGCCGCGAACACAATGCCATCACCGATTGCAAGGCGGTGATCTTCGACCTTTCGGAGGTCTCACACCTTGGCGTCACCGCGGCCCTGGCCGTGGAGAACGCCGTCGAGGAGGCGATCGAGAAGGGTCGCCAGGTGTTTGTGGTGGGGGCCACCGGCACCACCCAGCGCCGACTCGAGAAGCTCGGCCTCTACAGCAAGCTGCCGGCGGAGCGCATCAACCTCAGCCGCCGCGATGCCCTCGAGCAGGCGGTCGCTGGCCTGGCCTGA
- a CDS encoding sodium-dependent bicarbonate transport family permease gives MISPFFIKIKPVSEFITLLIKQLQSPTLGFLIGGIVVASFGSQLAIPDSIYKFITFFLLLKIGLSGGIAIRNSNFSEIFLPALAAVALGILIVLISRYTLAKLPGIKVPDAVATGGLFGAVSGSTLAAVLPQLDSAKVPYEAWTAALYPFMDIPALVTAIVVASLYISKRSGHASDTVEIWPIVKDSLQSSAVTALLLGVALGIATKPEPVYESFFNPLFRGFLSILMIIMGMEAAQRMNELRKVAQWFAIYAFIAPILHGFLAFGLGLLIHRITGFSIGGAVVLAVIAASSSDISEPPTLRAGIPSANPSAYIGASTAIGTPVAIAICIPLFIGIAEMMLGR, from the coding sequence TTGATTTCGCCTTTCTTCATCAAGATAAAGCCAGTGTCTGAATTCATCACGCTGTTGATCAAGCAGCTCCAGTCACCAACCCTGGGTTTTCTGATCGGTGGCATTGTTGTGGCCTCCTTCGGCAGCCAGCTTGCCATCCCCGATTCGATCTACAAGTTCATCACGTTCTTCCTGCTGCTGAAAATCGGTCTCAGTGGTGGAATCGCGATTCGGAACTCCAATTTCTCCGAAATCTTTCTGCCGGCGCTCGCCGCCGTGGCACTTGGCATCTTGATCGTTCTGATCAGCCGGTACACCCTGGCGAAGCTGCCAGGCATCAAGGTGCCGGATGCCGTGGCCACGGGCGGATTGTTCGGCGCCGTCAGTGGTTCCACTCTCGCGGCGGTGCTGCCGCAGCTGGATTCCGCCAAGGTTCCCTATGAGGCCTGGACAGCTGCGCTGTATCCCTTCATGGACATTCCGGCCCTGGTCACGGCAATTGTCGTCGCCAGCCTCTACATCAGCAAGCGGAGCGGCCATGCCAGCGACACAGTCGAAATCTGGCCGATCGTGAAGGACAGCCTGCAGAGCTCGGCCGTGACAGCACTGCTGCTGGGTGTTGCCCTCGGCATTGCCACCAAACCAGAGCCTGTCTACGAGAGCTTCTTCAACCCACTCTTCCGTGGCTTCCTCTCCATCCTGATGATCATCATGGGGATGGAGGCCGCTCAACGCATGAACGAGCTGCGCAAGGTGGCCCAGTGGTTTGCGATCTACGCCTTCATCGCCCCCATCCTGCATGGCTTCCTGGCCTTCGGCCTTGGTCTCCTGATCCACAGGATCACCGGCTTCAGCATCGGTGGCGCCGTAGTGCTGGCCGTGATCGCCGCCTCCAGCTCGGACATCTCGGAACCGCCGACCCTGCGGGCCGGCATTCCATCGGCGAATCCCTCGGCCTACATCGGTGCGTCCACCGCCATCGGCACCCCTGTGGCGATCGCCATCTGCATCCCCCTCTTCATCGGAATCGCCGAGATGATGCTCGGTCGATAA
- a CDS encoding PDC sensor domain-containing protein, with amino-acid sequence MTEIQPRRAALANPAVQGVLFTLAWLAVTNVTIYFIYLRAVEAVKEEIRDGLLRNVSVAATSIDGDRHKTFTSKASRQDPAYLAFIAHMETLRKASTDVRYLYTNILKDGKVYFIANGSPQNDNDKDGKPDEAPQLMDPYPDAGKALQQALQSQKPAVDQEPYTDIWGTFYSAYAPFKDSQGRFVGTLGMDLELKTLQQRLNPIGLAAQRAAFTSGILAILFGTALWFFRSRNGILESLHHMAESRLHRVEQERMQERNAAAAQLAMVAARLEGQTVPVSTGEAKDQPAGESPVPYASALKRYAMARQGMRSEHAENFDPAALLRSSLPTDTPLQVARDVPSMVWGDPEELKEIIHALCFHPFSNTALGSLRELDLDAAREQLNTLDLVMSLRFADKDSTLNGSALIQDRYHPEHVFDEDSLQFATCCEQVRALGGSLVHRQESEGSELVVLTLPFEKFHEE; translated from the coding sequence ATGACCGAGATTCAGCCACGCCGTGCTGCGTTGGCGAACCCCGCCGTGCAGGGGGTTCTATTCACCCTGGCCTGGCTGGCGGTCACCAATGTGACCATCTATTTCATCTACCTGCGTGCCGTCGAGGCGGTGAAGGAAGAGATCCGTGACGGCCTGCTGCGCAACGTCAGTGTCGCCGCCACCAGCATCGATGGCGACCGGCACAAGACGTTCACCTCCAAGGCATCAAGGCAGGACCCGGCCTACCTCGCCTTCATTGCCCATATGGAGACGCTCCGCAAGGCCTCCACGGATGTGCGCTACCTCTACACCAACATCCTCAAGGACGGCAAGGTCTACTTCATCGCCAACGGCAGTCCCCAGAACGACAACGACAAGGACGGCAAGCCGGATGAAGCGCCTCAGCTGATGGATCCGTACCCCGACGCCGGCAAGGCGCTTCAGCAAGCTCTGCAAAGCCAGAAGCCCGCCGTCGACCAGGAGCCCTACACCGATATCTGGGGAACCTTCTACAGCGCCTATGCACCGTTCAAGGATTCGCAGGGGCGCTTCGTCGGCACCCTGGGCATGGATCTTGAACTGAAGACCCTGCAGCAACGCCTCAACCCGATCGGACTGGCCGCCCAGCGGGCGGCCTTCACCTCCGGCATCCTGGCGATCCTGTTCGGCACTGCGCTCTGGTTCTTTCGCAGCCGCAACGGCATTCTCGAATCGCTGCATCACATGGCCGAAAGCAGGCTCCATCGGGTGGAGCAGGAGCGCATGCAGGAGCGCAACGCGGCAGCTGCCCAGCTGGCGATGGTGGCGGCCAGACTCGAAGGGCAGACCGTGCCGGTGAGCACTGGGGAAGCCAAAGACCAGCCTGCCGGCGAATCCCCTGTTCCCTACGCCTCCGCCCTGAAGCGCTATGCCATGGCCAGACAGGGGATGCGCTCGGAGCATGCGGAGAACTTTGATCCCGCTGCGCTGCTGCGCAGCAGCCTGCCCACCGACACGCCGCTCCAGGTGGCGCGCGATGTGCCCTCCATGGTGTGGGGCGATCCGGAGGAACTGAAGGAGATCATCCATGCCCTCTGTTTCCACCCCTTCAGCAACACGGCCCTGGGATCCCTGCGTGAACTCGACCTGGATGCCGCCCGCGAGCAGCTGAACACGCTGGATCTGGTGATGTCACTGCGCTTCGCCGACAAGGACAGCACGCTCAACGGCAGCGCACTGATCCAGGACCGTTATCACCCCGAGCATGTCTTCGATGAGGATTCCCTGCAGTTCGCCACCTGTTGCGAGCAGGTCCGGGCACTCGGCGGCAGCCTGGTGCACCGCCAGGAAAGCGAAGGAAGTGAGCTCGTGGTGCTCACCCTCCCCTTCGAGAAATTCCACGAGGAGTGA
- a CDS encoding MFS transporter, giving the protein MAQAKQASGDRGALIAVVALILATAVIQAAVGFNTVLFPVRLESYGFSKGLIGLCLAFEMGAVVSIVSSIDQILARLGLVGTMALATGVRLVMLLLLSGTRSLPIWCVGVFCFGIGTYLCLISLQTWVNAVPLGRLRGLVSGCYSSALSLGTASGPILFNQVGSAEGNQAFQANMLIVLVALLLIVPFLNQAPRICGQGRLRLGYVIRMAKVPMLSSFVGGVTFFGLPAFLTLYGMMNGLTVQRASLLLTAFMLGSVSLGLLISSLSDRINRTLLTILCVLVGVICAVYLPLGIYNYGIALSLLFVWGGAAGGIYATGLATVADLFRQEDQVSANVAYSILDNIGGIFGVLLIGLLMGAGVSDGIVYVIVLTAVSYFIYCLAQILYSPDHAI; this is encoded by the coding sequence ATGGCGCAAGCGAAACAGGCCAGCGGGGACAGGGGAGCCCTGATCGCGGTGGTGGCCCTGATCCTGGCCACCGCCGTGATCCAGGCGGCCGTGGGCTTCAACACGGTGTTGTTCCCGGTGCGGCTGGAGTCGTACGGCTTCAGCAAAGGTCTGATCGGCCTCTGTCTGGCCTTCGAGATGGGGGCGGTGGTGTCGATCGTCTCCTCCATCGATCAGATCCTGGCCCGGCTCGGCCTCGTGGGCACGATGGCCCTCGCCACCGGAGTGCGGCTGGTGATGTTGCTGCTGCTCTCGGGCACCCGCAGTCTGCCGATCTGGTGTGTGGGGGTGTTCTGCTTCGGCATCGGCACCTACCTCTGTCTGATCTCCCTGCAGACCTGGGTCAACGCCGTCCCTCTCGGCAGGCTGCGCGGCCTGGTCAGCGGGTGCTACAGCTCGGCCCTCTCGCTCGGCACCGCCAGCGGCCCGATCCTGTTCAACCAGGTGGGATCGGCAGAGGGCAACCAGGCATTCCAGGCCAACATGCTGATCGTGCTGGTGGCGCTGCTGTTGATCGTTCCCTTCCTCAATCAGGCCCCGCGCATCTGCGGTCAGGGACGCCTGCGGCTGGGCTATGTGATCCGGATGGCCAAGGTGCCGATGCTCTCGTCATTCGTGGGGGGCGTCACCTTTTTCGGGCTGCCGGCGTTTCTCACCCTGTACGGCATGATGAACGGCCTGACGGTGCAGCGCGCCTCACTGCTTCTCACAGCCTTCATGCTGGGCTCGGTCAGTCTGGGACTGTTGATCTCCAGCCTATCGGATCGCATCAACCGCACTCTGCTGACGATCCTGTGCGTGCTGGTCGGCGTGATCTGTGCCGTGTATCTTCCTCTGGGCATCTACAACTACGGCATCGCCCTAAGCCTGCTGTTCGTCTGGGGCGGCGCCGCCGGCGGCATCTACGCCACGGGGCTGGCCACGGTGGCGGATCTGTTTCGGCAGGAGGACCAGGTATCGGCGAATGTGGCCTACTCGATTCTTGACAACATCGGCGGGATCTTCGGCGTGCTGCTGATCGGCCTGCTGATGGGAGCTGGCGTTTCGGATGGCATTGTGTATGTCATTGTACTCACCGCTGTGAGCTATTTCATCTACTGCCTTGCCCAGATCCTTTACAGCCCCGACCACGCCATCTGA
- a CDS encoding MnhB domain-containing protein: MTWLYLLAAIALFAAPLASPLPSAAAVQELIRTLAEQTQVPNLVSGVILHTRLFDTVAEVVVFTLAATGVRLVLAGQPGRQRIRGLEDPPSQVLCELGSTIAALVAVELALRGHLSPGGGFAAGVAGGTAIGLQLISGGAERSERLFVRYRADLLEKAAVLGFLLVALLALLGMSPEGGRFGDLLSGGWIPLLNLLVALKVTLGSWSMVQRLVRHCGLL, translated from the coding sequence ATGACCTGGCTGTATCTGCTGGCGGCCATCGCCCTGTTCGCCGCGCCGCTGGCCAGCCCGCTGCCGAGCGCGGCGGCCGTTCAGGAGCTGATCCGCACGCTGGCCGAGCAGACCCAGGTGCCCAACCTGGTCTCCGGCGTGATCCTGCACACCCGCCTGTTCGACACGGTGGCGGAAGTGGTGGTGTTCACCCTGGCGGCGACCGGTGTCCGCCTGGTGCTGGCCGGGCAACCCGGGCGCCAGAGGATCCGCGGTCTCGAGGACCCTCCCTCCCAGGTGCTGTGCGAACTCGGCTCCACGATCGCGGCGCTGGTGGCGGTGGAACTGGCCCTGCGCGGCCATCTGAGCCCCGGCGGCGGCTTCGCGGCCGGGGTGGCCGGCGGCACCGCGATCGGACTGCAGCTGATCAGCGGCGGCGCCGAACGCAGCGAGCGGCTGTTCGTGCGTTACCGCGCCGACCTGCTGGAGAAGGCGGCGGTGCTCGGCTTTCTGCTGGTGGCGCTGCTGGCCCTGCTGGGGATGTCCCCGGAAGGGGGCCGTTTCGGCGATCTGCTCAGCGGCGGCTGGATTCCGCTGCTCAACCTGCTGGTGGCCCTGAAGGTGACGCTGGGATCCTGGTCGATGGTGCAGCGGCTGGTGCGTCACTGCGGCCTGCTCTGA
- a CDS encoding Crp/Fnr family transcriptional regulator has protein sequence MQAMMSEHRLQLALEVGQALPVHTFWRVHDGVVRATGWSHRADVYTLGIWGPGDIVIPDLLSQKPMELRALSGVMVHEWVPQPDEWQAFSSTHSQQMGVLLELTRIRPAEARLFHLLIWLSERFGCQSEQGRSLPLEAMNLTHRQLAEMASVSRVTVTKALGHFRQQGWLQRIGGQELLTHDGIALQQRFS, from the coding sequence ATGCAGGCAATGATGTCGGAACATCGTTTACAGCTGGCACTTGAGGTCGGGCAGGCATTGCCTGTGCACACGTTTTGGCGTGTGCATGATGGCGTTGTGCGAGCAACAGGCTGGAGTCATCGCGCCGATGTCTACACCCTGGGCATCTGGGGCCCCGGAGACATTGTGATTCCGGACCTGCTCAGCCAGAAGCCGATGGAACTTCGCGCCCTGTCAGGGGTGATGGTGCATGAATGGGTTCCCCAGCCCGATGAATGGCAGGCCTTCTCCTCCACACATAGTCAGCAGATGGGCGTGCTGCTGGAACTGACCCGCATTCGCCCGGCCGAAGCACGGTTGTTTCATCTCCTGATCTGGCTCAGCGAACGCTTCGGCTGCCAGAGCGAACAAGGCCGCTCGCTTCCACTGGAAGCCATGAATCTCACCCACCGTCAACTGGCGGAGATGGCCAGCGTGTCGCGCGTCACGGTGACCAAAGCCCTCGGCCACTTCCGGCAGCAGGGATGGCTGCAGCGAATCGGAGGACAAGAGCTGCTGACACACGACGGCATCGCCCTGCAGCAGAGATTCAGCTGA
- a CDS encoding phosphate-starvation-inducible PsiE family protein: MDLFSDKRFLGAIHSYERQLAKILALLLAVVIGFATVELLLQSGVKIVQWQTDWFDGSLIKLLDRLLLIFIALEVLQNVTAYLRDQVVQIELVLLTALTAVARKVIVLPPGTDNKAPLMGGFGLIVVGLAAAYWLIRQAGQGANRPQDSNSNPSE, translated from the coding sequence ATGGACCTGTTCAGCGACAAGCGCTTTCTTGGCGCCATCCACAGCTACGAGCGGCAGCTCGCCAAGATTCTCGCCCTGTTGCTGGCGGTGGTCATCGGCTTTGCAACGGTCGAACTCCTGCTGCAGTCGGGGGTCAAGATCGTGCAGTGGCAGACCGACTGGTTTGACGGGAGTCTGATCAAATTGCTCGATCGGCTGCTGCTGATCTTCATTGCCCTTGAGGTGTTGCAGAACGTGACCGCCTACCTGCGCGATCAGGTGGTTCAGATCGAACTGGTGTTATTGACCGCCCTCACTGCCGTGGCGCGGAAAGTGATCGTGCTGCCGCCAGGAACCGACAACAAGGCCCCCCTGATGGGCGGATTCGGGTTGATCGTGGTGGGACTCGCTGCCGCCTACTGGCTGATCCGTCAGGCAGGACAGGGTGCCAATCGGCCCCAGGATTCGAACAGCAATCCATCCGAGTGA
- a CDS encoding sigma-70 family RNA polymerase sigma factor: protein MRAIARIPLLTACEEISLAREVQRGRQLLEVKEEMTLRSGGSIPSLDAWALETGMTIRELQRCLYRAERARSRMVVANLRLVISMAKRYQHRPGDLEDLIQDGTIGLIRAVERFDPSRGYRFSTYATWWIRDGIGSALINRGRTIRLPSTMVDQLHRLRQCQQSLGQTLGRDPSLGELAEATGLKALDIREVLFRAQEPLSLDAQQGAGSELRLVETLACRRTDPHDQVTTTLMQQDIERLLDDLPAAEATLLRFRYGLTAEAPLSLSATARRMGITRDTARGLERRANAAIRQLSQGFVDYLEA, encoded by the coding sequence ATGCGTGCCATTGCTCGGATCCCCCTGCTCACAGCCTGTGAGGAGATTTCCCTGGCACGCGAGGTGCAGAGGGGTCGGCAATTGCTGGAGGTGAAGGAAGAGATGACCCTGCGCTCCGGCGGATCCATCCCGAGCCTGGACGCCTGGGCACTGGAAACCGGCATGACCATCCGCGAGCTGCAGCGCTGTCTGTATCGGGCCGAACGGGCACGCAGCCGCATGGTGGTGGCCAACCTGCGTCTGGTGATCAGCATGGCGAAGCGCTACCAGCACCGGCCGGGAGATCTGGAGGATCTGATTCAGGATGGAACCATCGGTCTGATCCGGGCAGTCGAGCGGTTCGACCCCAGCCGCGGCTACCGCTTCTCCACCTACGCCACCTGGTGGATCCGCGATGGCATCGGCAGCGCCCTGATCAACCGCGGGCGCACGATCCGCCTTCCCTCCACGATGGTGGACCAGCTGCACCGGCTGCGACAGTGCCAGCAGAGTCTCGGTCAGACGCTGGGCCGTGATCCCAGCCTGGGCGAGCTGGCGGAGGCCACGGGACTGAAAGCTCTCGACATCCGGGAGGTCCTGTTCCGCGCCCAGGAGCCGCTCAGCCTCGACGCCCAGCAGGGCGCCGGCAGTGAGCTGCGCCTGGTCGAAACCCTGGCCTGCCGCCGCACCGATCCCCATGACCAGGTCACCACGACCCTGATGCAGCAGGACATCGAGCGATTGCTGGATGATCTCCCCGCGGCGGAAGCCACCCTGCTGCGCTTCCGCTATGGCCTCACCGCCGAGGCCCCGCTGAGCCTGAGCGCCACGGCAAGGCGGATGGGCATCACCCGCGACACCGCCCGCGGACTCGAGCGCCGGGCCAATGCCGCGATCCGGCAGCTGTCCCAGGGCTTCGTCGACTACCTGGAGGCCTGA
- a CDS encoding histidine decarboxylase: MSYDPWTRHEQRFPGDAAAARLEGLRSHFVERSAHYIGFPNSRLISFAELGEFLRFNINNIGDPFHPNDGINTCHFEREVVNFWSQQFHLHPASAWGYITNGSTEAIMYGIVQGRDRLENPVLLFSEESHYCLHKIAHLLRLPYRVVASHGDGSLDLASLDDAIRHLDGRPFILNLTLGTTFHGAIEPPQQVLELLESRRCRSFHVHVDAALYGPLLTWIDGAPLFDFRLPIHTLSFSGHKFLGAPIPCGVVLSHSDPVRPFDGSAEYVGSLDTTLAGSRDGLSALVLWLVIQRVGAKGLAALAEESLQLAVDFATRMERAGIGVTCHDHGCILVFRRPDEALARRWQLATRGDFAHLVTVPGVTSEMLESFLQEWIEAMAQGVPDLRPSSPGTAETTAAGGMR; this comes from the coding sequence ATGAGCTACGACCCCTGGACCCGGCATGAGCAGCGATTCCCCGGGGACGCTGCGGCGGCAAGGCTGGAGGGACTGCGCTCCCATTTCGTGGAACGCTCGGCCCACTACATCGGCTTTCCCAACAGTCGGCTGATCTCCTTCGCAGAACTGGGCGAGTTCCTGCGATTCAACATTAATAACATCGGCGACCCCTTCCATCCCAATGACGGCATCAACACCTGTCATTTCGAACGTGAGGTTGTCAATTTCTGGTCCCAGCAGTTTCACCTCCACCCCGCTTCCGCCTGGGGCTACATCACCAACGGCAGCACCGAGGCGATCATGTATGGCATCGTCCAGGGCCGTGATCGACTCGAGAACCCTGTCCTCCTGTTCTCCGAGGAATCGCACTACTGTCTGCACAAAATCGCCCATCTGCTGCGGCTTCCCTATCGGGTCGTCGCCAGTCATGGCGATGGCAGCCTCGACCTGGCGTCCCTGGACGACGCCATCAGGCATCTGGATGGACGGCCCTTCATTCTCAACCTGACCCTGGGCACCACCTTTCATGGCGCCATCGAACCACCGCAGCAGGTTCTGGAGCTGCTCGAGAGCCGGCGCTGCCGAAGCTTCCACGTGCACGTCGACGCCGCCCTGTACGGACCGTTGCTGACCTGGATCGATGGGGCGCCGCTGTTCGACTTCCGCCTGCCGATCCATACGCTCTCGTTTTCAGGCCACAAGTTTCTCGGCGCACCGATTCCGTGCGGTGTGGTGCTCAGCCACAGCGACCCCGTGCGCCCCTTCGACGGCAGTGCCGAATACGTCGGGTCGCTCGACACCACCCTCGCCGGCTCTCGGGATGGCCTCTCCGCCCTGGTGCTCTGGCTGGTGATCCAGAGGGTCGGTGCGAAGGGGTTGGCCGCTCTGGCCGAGGAGTCACTGCAGCTGGCGGTCGACTTCGCCACCAGAATGGAGCGGGCCGGCATCGGCGTCACCTGCCATGACCATGGCTGCATCCTGGTCTTCAGGCGGCCGGATGAGGCGCTGGCCCGCCGCTGGCAGCTGGCCACCAGGGGGGACTTCGCCCATCTGGTCACCGTCCCCGGCGTCACCTCTGAGATGCTGGAGTCGTTTCTGCAGGAATGGATCGAAGCGATGGCCCAGGGCGTCCCGGACCTTCGCCCATCCTCACCAGGAACGGCCGAAACCACCGCCGCCGGGGGGATGCGATGA
- a CDS encoding Crp/Fnr family transcriptional regulator: MTARDLHLSLQAGAAVPCNLNWRIEDGYLRVCSWSEHGEACTFGLWGPGDLVIPSLIAVAPLQLLALSSARVEEAEPEPEEREAFLLAQSVQTATLLQLSRTRPAESRLFQLLLWIGERFGRVNSRGVSLSFDDMNLTHRHLAEISGLTRVTVTKAISHFRQQGYLRKEGPDELLLREALPQLQRPSRGAQT, encoded by the coding sequence ATGACAGCCAGAGATCTCCATCTGAGCCTGCAGGCCGGCGCGGCAGTGCCCTGCAATCTCAACTGGCGGATCGAAGACGGCTACCTGAGGGTCTGCAGCTGGAGCGAGCATGGGGAGGCCTGCACCTTCGGGCTATGGGGGCCGGGTGATCTGGTGATCCCCTCGTTGATTGCCGTGGCACCGTTGCAGCTCCTGGCCCTCTCCTCGGCGCGGGTGGAGGAGGCCGAACCCGAGCCTGAGGAGCGGGAAGCCTTCCTGCTCGCTCAGAGCGTGCAGACCGCCACCCTTCTGCAGTTGAGCCGCACCAGACCGGCGGAGTCACGCCTGTTTCAACTGTTGCTGTGGATCGGTGAGCGCTTCGGACGCGTCAACAGCCGTGGCGTGAGCCTGTCGTTCGACGACATGAATCTCACCCATCGTCACCTGGCGGAGATTTCGGGGCTGACCCGCGTCACCGTGACCAAGGCGATTTCGCATTTCCGCCAGCAGGGTTATCTCCGCAAGGAGGGGCCGGATGAACTGCTCCTGCGCGAGGCTCTGCCGCAGTTGCAGCGGCCGAGCAGAGGAGCACAGACGTGA